A window of Rhinatrema bivittatum chromosome 2, aRhiBiv1.1, whole genome shotgun sequence contains these coding sequences:
- the LOC115083696 gene encoding oocyte zinc finger protein XlCOF6-like yields MLTTSNRKGKSHLSLTDVPVGPMDGFVGSETSVLGSRPARVQRSQSVAQTPRLEQDRKDMKTALGVLPSPEPDPSSVQPLAEPPGSEEGAGLALDPLQPRTLGSLWMVLVRLEATMSSKLERIQGEISSLELRSGTQEKKISAQAKRLQALENKVPVTFEDLAVSFSQEEGGCLDEGQKEISRDVKENYETLSSVASNEVIPEEENREEHPIVLALTPRQSRNVCKNLSQITDGGDTSQNQQELDKTWRDPTGNSLDGVTACERSDRELTDIPEHQRPMRAEITFQSNNSDQMTSDLTQIDLREMRAIQNNNSNQMTSDLQQRDEEGKKSFARKCHFVLHQKTHSGTRPVSCSQCGKFFKQKLTLKLHQRIHIQGNTFTCIECKKNLFSRESLLIHQRAHTGKRSSYCPQDGESYSSEFCLLNPQKMEKEERTFSSSERGENIIQKQDLIINEKSQREEKLFMCTDGDRNFNEREMFTGELKFQTGERAVSTSEGNKILCYERVSSRNGKKHDEQPLSCFQAEKYFNRKASIPQQRKMPKAESQYICTECSKSYKTKYNLIIHQRIHTGEKPFTCHECGESFSAKARLKDHQRLHTGVEPYTCTECGKSFRQKHNLTVHQRIHTGEKRFTCTECGKSFSRKPGFTIHKRIHTGEQPFTCTECGKSFRQKHNLTMHQRIHTGEQPFTCTECGKSFRQKHNLTMHQRIHTGEKLFTCTECGKRFTQKRNLIIHQRIHTG; encoded by the exons ATGCTGACTACATCGAATAGAAAGGGAAAATCTCACCTGTCTCTTACGGATGTTCCTGTTGGACCGATGGATGGCTTTGTTGGCTCTGAGACTTCAGTGTTGGGATCCAGACCTGCGAGGGTACAGCGGTCCCAGTCTGTAGCTCAGACGCCTCGCCTGGAGCAGGACAGGAAGGATATGAAGACGGCACTGGGAGTTCTGCCTTCTCCAGAGCCAGATCCCTCCTCGGTGCAGCCTCTGGCAGAGCCCCCGGGgtcagaggagggggcagggctggctcTGGATCCACTGCAGCCCAGGACCTTGGGCTCTCTGTGGATGGTTCTGGTGCGGCTGGAAGCCACAATGAGCAGCAAGTTGGAAAGGATTCAAGGGGAAATCTCCTCGCTGGAGCTGCGCTCAGGGACccaggagaagaaaatctctgCTCAGGCGAAGCGGCTGCAGGCGCTGGAGAACAAG gtgccggtgacgtttgaggacctcgctgtctctttctctcaggaGGAAGGAGGTTGTTTAGATGAAGGACAGAAGGAGATTTCCAGGGatgtgaaggagaattatgagaccctgagcTCTGTAG cAAGCAATGAGGTCATACCGGAAGAGGAGAATAGAGAAgaacaccctatagtactggCACTTACACCAAGACAATCAAGAAATGTCTGTAAGAATCTTTCCCAGATTACTGATGGGGGAGACACGAGCCAAAATCAGCAGGAATTGGACAAGACGTGGCGAGACCCTACAGGAAACTCACTGGATGGAGTCACTGCATGTGAGAGAAGTGACAGGGAGCTCACAGATATCCCTGAGCACCAGAGACCTATGAGAGCAGAGATAACCTTccagagtaataacagtgatcaaatgacttctgacctcACCCAGATTGACCTGAGAGAAATGAGAGCCATTCAAAATAATAACAGTaatcaaatgacttctgacctccagcagagagatgaggaagggaagaaatcctttgctaggaaatgtcattttgtattGCACCAGAAAACTCATTCAGGAACGAGACCTGTTTCATGTTCTCAGTGTGGAAAATTTTTCAAACAGAAGTTAACCCTGAaattacaccagagaatccacattCAGGGGAACACTTTCACTTGTATTGAATGTAAGAAAAACCTTTTTAGCAGGGAATCCTTACTAATACACCAAAGAGCACATACAGGTAAGAGATCCTCATATTGCCCTCAAGATGGAGAATCTTACAGCTCCGAGTTCTGTTTATTAAATCCCCAGAAaatggagaaagaagagagaacattttcatcttctgaaagaggagaaaacaTCATTCAAAAGCAAGACctaataataaatgaaaaatcacagagagaagaaaaattatTCATGTGTACTGATGGTGACAGAAACTTCAATGAGAGAGAAATGTTCACAGGAGAACTAAAATTCCAAACAGGGGAGAGAGCAGTTTCAACTAGTGAAGGCAATAAAATCTTATGTTATGAGAGAGTCtcttcaagaaatggaaaaaagcaTGATGAgcaaccattgtcttgctttcaGGCTGAAAAATATTTCAATAGGAAGGCATCCATCCCACAGCAGAGGAAAATGCCCAAAGCAGAAAGTCAATATATATGTACTGAGTGTAGTAAAAGCTACAAGACAAAGTATAATCTCAtaatccaccagagaatccacactggagagaaaccatttacatgtcaTGAGTGTGGTGAAAGCTTTAGTGCAAAGGCCAGACTCAAAGACCATCAGAGACTCCACACTGGAGTAGAACCatatacatgtactgagtgtggtaaaagcttcaggcaGAAGCATAATCTCACagtgcaccagagaatccacactggagagaaacgatttacatgtactgagtgtggtaaaagcttcagtcggAAGCCTGGTTTCACAATTCacaagagaatccacactggagagcaaccatttacatgtactgagtgtggtaaaagcttcaggcaGAAGCATAATCTCACAatgcaccagagaatccacactggagagcaaccatttacatgtactgagtgtggtaaaagcttcaggcaGAAGCATAATCTCACAatgcaccagagaatccacactggagaaaaactatttacatgtactgagtgtggtaaaagatTCACGCAAAAGCGTAATCTCAtaatccaccagagaatccacactggataA